The Vitis vinifera cultivar Pinot Noir 40024 chromosome 7, ASM3070453v1 genomic interval GTTCTACCAATTCACCTTTATCCAAGGTGAACGCCACCCATTTGGAACAGAGGCAAGGAGGTTCCTCATCCTTATATAGCCGCCCTAGTTTATTACAGATGAAGAATCAACGAATAGAAAATCGTGCCCGGGTTTATGAGTTCTTGAAGGGGATTGGTATTGTTCCTGATGAGCTTGATGGACTGGAGCTTCCTGTAACAGTTGAGGTCATGAAGGAGCGGGTAGATTTCCTTCATAAATTAGGGCTTTCAATTGAAGACATTAACAACTACCCTCTTGTTCTTGGCTGTAGTGTGAAGAAAAACATGATTCCCGTGCTTGATTATCTCGGCAAATTGGGTGTTAGGAAATCCACTTTCACTGAGTTCTTGCGAAGATATCCACAAGTCCTCCATGCCAGTGTTGTAGTAGACCTTGCACCTGTGGTAAAGAACCTGCAAGGGATGGATATCAAGCCAAATGATATTCCTCGGGTTCTTGAGAAGTATCCAGAAGTATTGGGATTCAAACTTGAGGGAACTATGAGCACATCTGTGGCTTATTTGGTTGGAATTGGGGTGGCAAGAAGAGAAATTGGAGGGGTTTTAACTAGATACCCAGAGATATTGGGTATGAGAGTAGGTCGTGTGATCAAACCTTTTGTGGAGTATCTTGAAAGTTTGGGGATTCCAAGATTAGCTGTGGCTAGATTAATAGAGAAGCGGCCTCACATCCTTGGATTTGGATTGGAGGAAAGGGTGAAAGCTAATGTCAAATCCCTTCTAGAATTTGATGTGAGAAAAACATCACTTGCTTCCATGATAGCACAATATCCTGAGATCATAGGAATTGACCTGGAGCCAAAGCTTCTTAGTCAACGGAGCCTTCTCAATTCAGCTCTTGATTTGGGTCCTGAGGATTTCCCAATAGTTGTTGAAAAGATGCCACAGGTTGTTAGCCTTGGTAAAACACCTATGTTGAAGCATGTGGATTTCCTCAAGGATTGTGGATTCTCCTTGCAACAAGTGAGAAAGATGGTTGTAGGATGCCCCCAATTGCTTGCTTTGAACCTTGACATCATGAAATTTAGCTTTGATTTCTTCCAGAAGGAGATGGAGAGGCCTCTAGATGACTTGGTTGCTTTCCCTGCTTTCTTCACTTATGGTCTGGAGTCTACCATAAGACCGAGACATCAGATGGTTGCAAAGAAAGGGTTGAAATGTTCTCTTTCATGGCTTCTCATTTGCTCTGATGAGAAGTTTGAGGAACGGATGAACTATGACTCTATTGAGTTGGAGGAGATGGAAATGGTGTCATCATTTGACATGAACACATTGATGGAACCAAGGAGCGATGAGTCTGATGAGTCTGCTTCTGACTACGAGGAGGATAGTGATGATGAATATGCATAGAAGGATGATTCAACTTAGTTAATGGTCTGCTATAGACTTTGTCAAATTGAATCTTCATCTAGAGATTGTGGGTGCAATAATTAAAAGGtaaatttttcaattttgaagaacttgaatcttttctttttcaaatttcgAACACAACAGATTAGATCGCCTAAATGAGAATGActtattgaaataatattttgatttgcaAAGGCTAAGGTTGATTTTAGATACAAAAAGATGGTATAATACTGATTTTTATCTTGATTTCACTATCTGCATGTCACAAAGTAGCACATTGAAATACACAATCTGTTTGTTATAAATGTTGAGCTCACTGAGTTGTTGAGTTGAATCCTTCGGGTTCTGCTTTTGTGACAAGTTTTTGTTGTAAAGGTTGGATGCATCGAACCCACAATACTTTTCAATGAATATCTCAtccatgttttttgtttgttttgtttagtatttgttttttttccttttttgcatTTTCGTATGCCAAGCTGATCTGAGTTCGATTGATCACCATGTCAACAGAGACCCAAAGAGTTGAGGCCAAGTTGGAGCCTTACCAACCTCTTAAAACTACTGGTCAGAGAATGCAGTTTAGGTTTCAGAAGTAAAATCAACCTATTAATACCAGTGAATCAGTGATAAGAGAATGTTGATCtgggttttcaaataaataaaaacttctcATACtgtcaaaatattatttttccttgtGTATCGCCACAGACAGCATTAACATGTTCAGTGTTCTTGCTTGCCCCCTTTTCTTTCAGCAGAATCCAGATGAAAAGAGAACTGCAGTTATATGCACTACTCTCAGTGGGGATTTGGGTCATGTGCATGGAGGTGAAGATGCCAGCACCCCGCATAAACAGCTAGACAATGTTCCATCAGTACCAAGGCTATCTTAATCAAGCCTGTTTTCAAATGTTTGACAATTACCTTCACCCGTGAACATTATATTGAGTAGTCCGAATGAAGATGCAAGAACTGTTGTAAAATATCactatatttttgtattagCTTTGGTCTGTCCTAgtaatttttccttcattttcattACTGTCTTGGTCATTTGTGCATACCAGTGAACTCAAAGCTTTCAATGCAAATAATGAAACAATGCCTTGATGTCTTGAATCAGGGAAAAGAGGGAAAAAGAAGATTGTGCCCAGTTATATGAATATATCAGGGGGGCATTTTGATGTAGAAATTGTATATCCTTCAGGTCTTTTATCATCAAATTACATTCTCCAACCGAAAATGATGTGGATTTCACCCATCTCAAtccaataaaaacaaatgtgTTGCCCAATTGCCAAAATACAAGAGAATGAACGAATACCCTTTTGTCATTACACTCCAAATGTGAAGATATGCTTATCCATCGATCCCCTAAGGCCAATGCTGCATGCCCTGTTCTCCATATGTTACTGTCATTTCTTAGTAGTTTACTGCATTTACAGGCTTAAGAAAGTCGAGACTTGACATGCATCAGGAGGTATGGACTTGagaatcaaatttgaaaacagTGACCCAACTGATCCAATAGAAGAAAGGCCACTGGTTTGCTGCCTAGTCCTCCTTTTGTAGCCACCCTAACTGTAGAGAAACAACATTATTTTAATGCACAGAGTTGAAATTATGCAAGGGAACAGCAAATAGACATTGCTAAACAGATAAAAACCACACCTTCCATGCATACATCCCAACGAAGGCCACGGTATCAGCAGACCAAACAACTGCAAACGATTTCCAGAAGAATGGGATCATAATGTTGAGCAATGGAATGATGAGGAAGAGATAGTTGAGAGCTTCTTTCTCATTCTTTGAGCAGTCTCGGGCGCGAAGAGAAGGAATTGCTACAAAAGGCACAAAACAAAAACCAGTTGATACCAACAATCTGCATTTTACAGAATGTTTAGTGAATTTCAAGGGAATTTCTGAAGTTCATAAAAGAGATGCTTCATTTCTAATTTCCATGGAAATTGAACCCACTGATCTTCCATATAAAATGGAGTCATCACCAGTACCACCAACATGATAATGAACTTGGACGAATCAGTTTTACAGAGAAACCATGTCTGCAACTTGTCTCATAGTTTCTCATGAAGAAAGAGAATTCATATATGCCACAAATGCCtgaatttttagtaaaattgaaGGTTGAAATCGATGAATTAAGTATGACTTACTGAACATCCAAATGGACCACATCCCCATTAACCTCCATATGTCCGGTTCATTTGATGGGaatagaaaattgaaagagagagCTCCACCCAACAGCATTGATAAATAGCCTTGAACCTCAAAAACAGTGTATAGTACAGTTCCAGGAACGGCAGGGTTTTTGGTAGCAGTGGAAGCCCTTGGTGCAAAGGTTGCAGCAGTCTTCTGAACAACCTGTTGCAGAAAGAGAATTTAATAGAACATCAAGTGAgttcaataatattaaaaatcttcctaaaacaaatttttagaaTCATAGCTATGGAAGGGATGAAAGAAGAAGCATGAAAGTACTCGGAGAGAGTTGAGACCCAGAAGAAGCCCTCTCCCAAATTTTAAAACCCTAGAATTATACAACTGGGCATGCTCATATCAACTTGAAAAATGTAATTTCAGGATGACCCAGTAAAGAACAAGCAGGAACCCACCCTTTTTGTGGTCTATATCAATTGGAAAAACACAtaatactaaaatttaaattttcagtTATTCAAGAAACCCAATAACCATACCAAACATGAAGTGGAAAAACTGATTCTAAGTGGCAGTTCTCAGTTGACCCAATGGAGAAACAAGAAGAAACCCACCTTTTTGAGGTCTTTGTCAAGGGCAGGAGCAGTGGAAGACGGGGTGGAGATGTTGGAAGCTCCATTGTTTTGTGACTCTTCCTCTGTGCGTTCCTCTACTGTCTGTGTGTCAACTTCATTAGAATTTGCATGGATTCTGGTGGTTTTGGTGCGAAACTGAGTGTATCTGGGAGTGGAGAAGGTGGTGCCCAGCTTTGAAATTGGGCAGTGGCAGAAAGAAGTTGGGATTATGGTGTTCATATTGTTAAGACTGTTTACAGTGGAGTTTCATTAGGAATGAGGAGGAGGGTAACAGAGGTTGGAGAGGAGATAAGGGATGTGTGGGTGCTGGGTGCAGGCTGGCATGGATGTGCCTTGGACAAAAACGACGTCGTTCTGGAACCAAACTCGTTAATTGGAATTGATTATGTTATTGAGCCAGATCACCTAagataaaaatttgttaaacattCAAGACCATTGTCAATTCATACTCAATATGAATCACAAAGAGACGATTTTTTCAATTACCCACTTCATCCCGTCTCTAATAAGACAAGTTTAGAATAATTAGgatgaagtatatatatatatatatatatatatatatatcaattcatGTTAAACTAATACATGTTCGGATGTTGTCTTATTTCATATCGCTACCTCATACGTAATTATAGGTATGATTAAACAACAAGAAgtaatttgatttcattttttatttttcttttttctacacataaaattttaaaaattacttttttcataaaaataaattctaaaaatgtaatatttataaattatatttattttaaatatataattaaaattttgaaaaataaaaagttttgaaaaaaaaatttaaattatactaAATGAGAATAAGTAAGGccatttaaaactatttttgtgAGGAGGATTGGAAGAAGTGTGAATAATCAAAGATGAGGTCAAGATAGGGATCGCTCATCTCGCATTAAAAtcaaattgtaaaaaatatatgaagttataaatattttcaaatttgtcaaTATGCACAAAGCTTCTAAGTATTTACAAATTTCACAAATCTCAAATTTGggtacaaaacaaaaatttcctaaatcttaaaatattagaacatgtttgaaactacttttaaaagcattttcatattctaaaaaaattcttacttttgaaaaataggttgaaaatattttgaattcccaaatgaaatttgattattaaaaatattataaaattgttttaaaatgttctcaaacaaacccttattttttttattatttattcataaaaaagtGTGCGTTGATTTTTCGTTgtgaagtaaaaaatttatataaaaatttaaaataatttgacatttagactttttaattaaataaaaaaata includes:
- the LOC100240873 gene encoding protein RESISTANCE TO PHYTOPHTHORA 1, chloroplastic — protein: MNTIIPTSFCHCPISKLGTTFSTPRYTQFRTKTTRIHANSNEVDTQTVEERTEEESQNNGASNISTPSSTAPALDKDLKKVVQKTAATFAPRASTATKNPAVPGTVLYTVFEVQGYLSMLLGGALSFNFLFPSNEPDIWRLMGMWSIWMFTIPSLRARDCSKNEKEALNYLFLIIPLLNIMIPFFWKSFAVVWSADTVAFVGMYAWKLGWLQKED
- the LOC100249461 gene encoding transcription termination factor MTERF4, chloroplastic, with translation MIQTIMNMKIRSYGCITKPSLLLVHPELPCRPQLIFASSLGFSSNREKRIGHATRLQYSVADKTFVSSSTNSPLSKVNATHLEQRQGGSSSLYSRPSLLQMKNQRIENRARVYEFLKGIGIVPDELDGLELPVTVEVMKERVDFLHKLGLSIEDINNYPLVLGCSVKKNMIPVLDYLGKLGVRKSTFTEFLRRYPQVLHASVVVDLAPVVKNLQGMDIKPNDIPRVLEKYPEVLGFKLEGTMSTSVAYLVGIGVARREIGGVLTRYPEILGMRVGRVIKPFVEYLESLGIPRLAVARLIEKRPHILGFGLEERVKANVKSLLEFDVRKTSLASMIAQYPEIIGIDLEPKLLSQRSLLNSALDLGPEDFPIVVEKMPQVVSLGKTPMLKHVDFLKDCGFSLQQVRKMVVGCPQLLALNLDIMKFSFDFFQKEMERPLDDLVAFPAFFTYGLESTIRPRHQMVAKKGLKCSLSWLLICSDEKFEERMNYDSIELEEMEMVSSFDMNTLMEPRSDESDESASDYEEDSDDEYA